The proteins below are encoded in one region of Tessaracoccus aquimaris:
- a CDS encoding RNA degradosome polyphosphate kinase produces MSATPLPADRYLDRELSWLAFNDRVLDQARDGERVPLIERAKFLAIFSSNLDEFFMVRVAGLKRRIAAGVAVPTPAGKMPGELHNELLERVAELVSEQSRVFQDDVRPGLAAEGIEILGWDQLTAAEKDRMRAFFAERIFPVLTPLAVDPSHPFPYISGLSLSLAVLLRNPSTGAKQFARVKVPPLLSRLVKLAEGRYLPLEEIISRHLGQLFTGMQVQSYTTFRVTRNEDIEVEEDDAENLLFALERELLRRKIGRPPVRLEVESSIDEEMLDMLMAELDVTENEVFRLPAPLDLTGLFALGDSKREDLKYPNFLPITHPDLAQVESARPADMFKALKMHDVLVQHPYDSFATSVQRFIEQAAADPAVLAIKQTLYRTSGDSPIVDALIEAAQAGKQVLAIVEIKARFDEQNNIGWARKLEKDGVHVVYGMIGLKTHCKLSLVVREEGDGLRRFAHVGTGNYNPKTARMYEDMGLLTSNPIITDDVARLFNHLSGMTQETHYRRLLVAPHGIRKGLIAYIDGEIDNHRRGLPSGIKIKVNSVVDEAIIDALYRASQAGVPVDMWVRGACTIRPGVPGLSENIRVRSILGRFLEHSRVFWFAGGGRPIVGIGSADMMHRNLDRRVEAIVSLSNPAHIRQIEHLFEQAFSPGTVHWELNDSKWSAHTTDGEGNPLTDLQESLIQQTAARRSSR; encoded by the coding sequence GTGAGCGCGACCCCCCTCCCCGCGGACCGCTATCTGGACCGCGAGTTGTCGTGGCTCGCCTTCAACGACCGGGTGCTGGATCAGGCGCGCGACGGTGAACGGGTCCCGCTGATCGAGAGGGCCAAGTTCCTGGCCATCTTCTCCTCGAACCTCGACGAGTTCTTCATGGTGCGGGTGGCCGGCCTCAAGCGCCGCATCGCCGCGGGCGTCGCCGTCCCGACTCCCGCGGGCAAGATGCCAGGAGAGCTTCACAACGAGCTCCTCGAGCGCGTCGCCGAACTGGTCTCCGAACAGTCGCGCGTCTTCCAGGACGACGTGCGCCCCGGCCTCGCCGCGGAGGGCATCGAGATCCTCGGCTGGGACCAGCTCACCGCCGCCGAGAAGGACCGGATGCGGGCGTTCTTCGCCGAGCGGATCTTCCCGGTGCTGACGCCGCTTGCCGTCGACCCGTCGCACCCGTTCCCCTACATCTCCGGCCTGTCGCTCTCGCTGGCCGTCCTGCTGCGCAACCCGTCGACCGGCGCGAAGCAGTTCGCCCGCGTCAAGGTGCCGCCGCTGCTCTCGCGCCTCGTGAAGCTCGCCGAGGGCCGCTACCTCCCGCTCGAGGAGATCATCTCCCGACACCTCGGGCAGCTCTTCACCGGCATGCAGGTGCAGTCCTACACGACCTTCCGGGTCACCAGGAACGAGGACATCGAGGTCGAGGAGGACGACGCCGAGAACCTGCTGTTCGCGCTCGAGCGGGAACTCCTGCGCCGCAAGATCGGCCGCCCGCCCGTCCGCCTCGAGGTCGAGTCGAGCATCGACGAGGAGATGCTCGACATGCTGATGGCCGAGCTAGACGTCACCGAGAACGAGGTGTTCAGGCTGCCTGCGCCGCTCGACCTGACCGGCCTGTTCGCGCTCGGCGACTCCAAGCGCGAGGACCTGAAGTACCCGAACTTCCTGCCGATCACGCACCCCGACCTCGCGCAGGTCGAGAGCGCCCGCCCCGCAGACATGTTCAAGGCGCTCAAGATGCACGACGTGCTCGTGCAGCACCCATACGACTCGTTCGCGACCTCCGTGCAGCGGTTCATCGAACAGGCCGCCGCCGACCCTGCGGTCCTCGCCATCAAGCAGACGCTGTACCGCACCTCGGGCGACTCCCCCATCGTCGACGCCCTCATCGAGGCGGCGCAGGCGGGCAAGCAGGTGCTCGCGATCGTCGAGATCAAGGCCCGCTTCGACGAGCAGAACAACATCGGCTGGGCGCGCAAACTCGAGAAGGACGGCGTCCACGTCGTCTACGGCATGATCGGCCTGAAGACGCACTGCAAGCTGTCGCTCGTGGTGCGGGAGGAGGGCGACGGGCTGCGTCGCTTCGCGCACGTCGGCACGGGCAACTACAACCCCAAGACGGCGCGGATGTATGAGGACATGGGCCTGCTCACGTCCAACCCGATCATCACCGACGACGTGGCGCGGCTTTTCAACCACCTCTCCGGCATGACGCAGGAGACCCACTACCGACGCCTCCTCGTCGCCCCGCACGGCATCCGCAAGGGCCTGATCGCCTACATCGACGGCGAGATCGACAACCACCGCCGCGGCCTCCCGTCCGGCATCAAGATCAAGGTCAACTCCGTCGTCGACGAGGCCATCATCGACGCGCTGTACCGCGCCTCGCAGGCGGGCGTGCCCGTCGACATGTGGGTCCGCGGCGCCTGCACCATCCGCCCCGGCGTGCCGGGCCTGAGTGAGAACATCCGGGTCCGCTCCATCCTGGGCAGGTTCCTGGAACACTCCCGCGTGTTCTGGTTCGCGGGCGGCGGGAGGCCCATCGTCGGGATCGGCTCCGCGGACATGATGCACCGCAACCTCGACCGCCGCGTCGAGGCCATCGTCTCCCTGTCGAACCCTGCCCACATCCGACAGATCGAGCACCTCTTCGAACAGGCCTTCTCCCCCGGCACCGTGCACTGGGAACTCAACGACTCCAAGTGGTCGGCCCACACCACCGACGGCGAAGGCAACCCGCTCACCGACCTGCAGGAGAGCCTCATTCAGCAGACCGCGGCCCGGCGATCCTCACGATGA
- a CDS encoding FABP family protein, protein MNIDIEVPEGLNPELTALGWLVGRWEGTGNGTDHDGKDFEFEQRIEFNHNGGDYLYYASQTFLLGEEGAEPTPLGMETGFWRPKPDATLEVTIANSDGWTELLVGKIQVTRIDLRTDAVVRAEGAVVSHSAGQRLYGKVEGDLMYALDRATTEHDLRPHMWARLKRV, encoded by the coding sequence GTGAACATCGATATCGAGGTGCCCGAGGGCCTGAACCCGGAACTCACCGCGCTCGGCTGGCTGGTCGGACGCTGGGAGGGCACCGGCAACGGCACCGACCATGACGGCAAGGACTTCGAGTTCGAGCAGCGCATCGAGTTCAACCACAACGGTGGCGACTACCTGTACTACGCCTCCCAGACCTTCCTGCTCGGCGAGGAGGGCGCGGAGCCGACGCCGCTCGGCATGGAGACCGGCTTCTGGCGGCCGAAGCCCGACGCCACCCTCGAGGTGACGATCGCCAACTCGGACGGCTGGACCGAACTGCTCGTCGGCAAGATCCAGGTCACCCGCATCGACCTGCGCACCGACGCCGTCGTGCGCGCCGAGGGCGCCGTCGTCAGCCATTCGGCGGGGCAGCGCCTCTACGGCAAGGTCGAGGGCGACCTGATGTACGCGCTCGACCGTGCGACAACCGAACACGATCTGCGCCCGCACATGTGGGCGAGGCTGAAGAGGGTCTGA
- the mshD gene encoding mycothiol synthase, which produces MLVNLSTLTPTMQDALRRLVSAIEAHDGISPINESGSLGIDGTREADFFFMGRRADPFGFVVCDERDGTLQVGVHPEHRRDGVATQLLTEALAAYPDFTAWAFGTLPGSRELAARVGMSPVRELLRMERALAPSGETLDADGYDVVTYDPADRQGIVAVNAAAFAHHPEQGRLTVAEFDQLAAQPWFDPAGLLVAKRDGRVAGFHWTKSHGGGLGEVYVIAVAPQHEGKGLGRVLLQRGLDHLAYAGHDRVQLYVEADQERVVRMYRNAGFDIGQVDTSFQTKRG; this is translated from the coding sequence GTGCTGGTTAACCTGTCCACCCTGACCCCGACCATGCAGGATGCGCTGCGTCGGCTGGTCTCGGCGATCGAGGCCCACGACGGCATCTCGCCCATCAACGAGTCGGGCTCGCTCGGCATCGACGGCACCCGCGAGGCCGACTTCTTCTTCATGGGGCGGCGTGCCGACCCGTTCGGCTTCGTCGTGTGCGACGAGCGCGATGGCACGCTGCAGGTGGGGGTGCATCCCGAGCACCGCCGCGACGGTGTCGCGACGCAACTGCTCACCGAGGCGCTCGCCGCCTATCCCGACTTCACGGCTTGGGCCTTCGGCACGCTGCCCGGCTCCCGCGAGCTGGCGGCACGGGTCGGAATGTCCCCCGTGCGGGAACTGCTGCGGATGGAGCGCGCGCTCGCCCCGTCCGGCGAGACGCTGGACGCCGACGGCTACGACGTCGTGACCTATGATCCGGCCGACCGGCAGGGCATCGTCGCCGTCAACGCCGCGGCCTTCGCGCACCACCCGGAGCAGGGTCGCCTCACCGTGGCCGAGTTCGACCAGCTCGCCGCCCAGCCCTGGTTCGACCCGGCGGGCCTGCTGGTCGCCAAGCGCGACGGCCGCGTCGCCGGCTTCCACTGGACAAAGAGCCACGGCGGTGGCCTCGGCGAGGTCTATGTGATCGCCGTGGCGCCCCAGCACGAGGGCAAGGGCCTCGGGCGGGTCCTGCTGCAGCGCGGCCTCGACCACCTGGCCTACGCTGGTCACGACCGGGTGCAGTTGTACGTCGAGGCCGATCAGGAACGCGTCGTGCGGATGTACCGCAACGCAGGCTTCGACATTGGACAGGTCGACACCAGCTTCCAGACCAAGAGAGGATGA
- the dtd gene encoding D-aminoacyl-tRNA deacylase: MRVVVTRVRSASVRVDGVTVGELDSPGLLVLAGVGHDDTAEDAAALARKIWGLRILDGELSASDVGAPLLVISQFTLYASTRKGRRPSWSRAAPGPVSEPLVEELCRQFEALGAHVERGRFGADMQVASVNDGPVTIVMDTQNWD; encoded by the coding sequence ATGCGTGTCGTGGTGACGAGGGTCAGGTCAGCGTCAGTGAGAGTCGACGGGGTGACGGTGGGGGAACTCGACTCCCCCGGGCTGCTGGTGCTGGCGGGCGTCGGTCACGACGACACCGCCGAGGACGCCGCGGCGCTTGCCCGCAAGATCTGGGGGCTTCGCATCCTCGACGGCGAACTCTCCGCCAGCGACGTCGGTGCCCCGCTGCTGGTGATCAGCCAGTTCACGCTGTACGCGTCGACGCGCAAGGGCAGGCGCCCCTCATGGAGCAGGGCAGCGCCGGGGCCGGTCAGCGAGCCGCTCGTCGAGGAACTCTGCCGTCAGTTCGAGGCCCTGGGCGCGCACGTCGAGAGGGGGCGCTTCGGCGCCGACATGCAGGTCGCCTCCGTCAACGACGGTCCCGTGACCATCGTGATGGACACGCAGAACTGGGACTAG
- a CDS encoding YgfZ/GcvT domain-containing protein, with translation MAVLMEHGLDAGLAWHYGNPVTEARALEAGDGVVDLHNRDIVEITGADRLTWLHAITTQHLEALPVGEATSALLLSPTGHIEHVLYGVDDGTSFLAWTEPGRGEALAAFLDSMRFAMRVEVTRRDDLRLAWAGHRVDLPDGWRRRDSELGGSDVFVPAGEELEANVGTWAFDAARIAAGVPRIFVDTDFKTIPNEIGLVGTHLSKGCYRGQETVARVHTLGRPPRRLVQLHLDGSRSELPEEGAAIELNGRQVGFVGSSGRHHELGPIALGMVKRNVPVDAELLIGEIAAAQETLVDPDVGLHVRPVLG, from the coding sequence ATGGCCGTCCTGATGGAGCACGGCCTCGACGCCGGGCTCGCCTGGCACTACGGGAATCCCGTCACGGAGGCACGCGCGCTGGAGGCTGGCGACGGCGTCGTCGACCTGCACAACCGCGACATCGTCGAGATCACCGGCGCCGACCGGCTCACCTGGCTGCACGCCATCACCACGCAGCACCTCGAGGCGCTGCCGGTGGGCGAGGCGACGTCGGCACTGCTGCTCTCGCCGACCGGGCACATCGAGCACGTGCTGTACGGCGTCGACGACGGGACCAGTTTCCTGGCGTGGACCGAGCCCGGCCGCGGCGAGGCCCTCGCGGCCTTCCTCGACTCGATGCGGTTCGCGATGCGCGTCGAGGTGACGCGACGCGACGACCTGCGGCTCGCCTGGGCCGGGCACCGCGTCGACCTGCCCGATGGCTGGCGTCGCCGCGACAGCGAACTCGGCGGCTCGGACGTCTTCGTACCCGCGGGTGAGGAACTGGAAGCCAACGTCGGCACCTGGGCCTTCGACGCCGCACGGATCGCGGCAGGCGTGCCACGCATCTTCGTCGACACCGACTTCAAGACGATCCCCAACGAGATCGGCCTGGTCGGCACCCACCTGAGCAAGGGCTGCTACCGCGGCCAGGAGACGGTCGCCCGGGTCCACACGCTCGGAAGGCCGCCGCGAAGGCTCGTCCAGTTGCACCTGGACGGATCGCGGTCGGAACTGCCCGAGGAGGGCGCCGCGATCGAACTGAACGGTCGCCAGGTCGGCTTCGTCGGCTCATCCGGCAGGCATCACGAGTTGGGCCCGATCGCCCTGGGAATGGTGAAACGCAACGTCCCCGTCGACGCGGAACTGCTGATCGGCGAGATCGCGGCGGCCCAGGAAACCCTGGTCGACCCGGACGTCGGCCTCCACGTCCGCCCCGTGCTCGGCTGA
- a CDS encoding discoidin domain-containing protein: MVPRVPDEYFRKRASESDDVREDQARDATDDQRPKPDDVAQPARDGIAPRLLVLILVAALAGAYILGRLVIFTPRAPDIPTISPSAAPTAPMSEGLAPYDGRVGAVKAHEALGECREGGQRDSPEALIDDDPDTIWRCHGNGVGESITFTFDPSVSLAGVRLVNGNTVWTGRYAAERRLLSVQWRFADGSYFVQGLAANNRGFQEIRFPQVTTGSVTMTVELATEPGDSADMVDAVSISSLEFLVPG, encoded by the coding sequence ATGGTGCCCCGCGTCCCGGATGAATACTTCCGGAAACGGGCTAGCGAGTCAGACGACGTGCGTGAGGATCAGGCCCGCGACGCGACCGACGACCAGCGCCCGAAGCCCGACGACGTCGCGCAGCCCGCGCGCGACGGGATCGCGCCGCGCCTTCTCGTCCTGATCCTGGTCGCGGCGCTGGCCGGCGCCTACATCCTGGGCCGCCTGGTGATCTTCACGCCGAGGGCCCCGGATATCCCCACCATTTCCCCCAGCGCCGCCCCGACCGCGCCGATGTCGGAAGGGCTTGCCCCGTACGACGGCCGGGTCGGGGCGGTGAAGGCGCATGAGGCGCTCGGCGAGTGCCGCGAGGGCGGCCAACGTGACTCGCCCGAGGCGCTGATCGACGACGACCCGGACACCATCTGGCGGTGCCACGGCAACGGCGTGGGGGAGTCGATCACGTTCACCTTCGACCCGTCCGTTTCGCTCGCGGGCGTGCGCCTGGTTAACGGCAACACAGTCTGGACGGGCCGCTACGCGGCGGAGCGTCGGTTGCTCAGCGTCCAGTGGCGCTTCGCGGACGGCTCCTACTTCGTCCAGGGGTTGGCGGCGAACAACCGCGGCTTCCAGGAGATCCGGTTCCCCCAGGTCACCACCGGCAGCGTCACCATGACCGTCGAACTGGCCACCGAGCCGGGCGACTCTGCCGACATGGTGGACGCCGTGTCGATCAGTTCGCTCGAGTTCCTGGTGCCCGGCTAG
- the aepX gene encoding phosphoenolpyruvate mutase, whose amino-acid sequence MSESKSVYIAISSDILHRGHLRIIEAGAELGEVTVGLLTDRAIATYKRLPVLGWESRVALVSSMRSVARVVEQDSLSYADNLRQLRPDYVVHGDDWRTGKQSLVRAEVLSVLAEYGGELVEVPYTSGVSGTEVERGLRPLMNTADRRRGKLRQLLALKPFLRVMEVSNGLSALIVENVHTEDPEEIAPREYDAMWVSSLCDSSFKGKPDIELVDFTSRMNTIHEIMEVSSKPIIVDGDTGGRIEHFSYTVRTLERAGVSAVIIEDKTGLKQNSLFGTDAVQTLDDPEAFAAKILAGKRAQVSRDFMIFARLESLIAGAGIEDALSRASVYLAAGADGIMIHSKEKDGSEIREFLAQFRAGHPDVPVVVVPTTYNHIHEDELSEMGANIIIHANHLLRSAYPAMFNTAKKILECGRSKEVDDEIMPIKDVLKLIPE is encoded by the coding sequence ATGAGTGAATCCAAATCGGTCTACATCGCCATTTCGTCCGATATTCTCCACCGAGGCCATCTGAGGATCATCGAGGCCGGAGCGGAACTGGGCGAGGTAACCGTCGGTCTGTTGACCGACCGGGCGATCGCCACCTACAAGAGGCTGCCGGTGCTCGGCTGGGAGTCGCGGGTCGCGCTCGTGTCGAGCATGCGCTCGGTCGCCCGGGTGGTCGAGCAGGACTCGCTGTCCTACGCAGACAACCTCCGTCAGCTTCGCCCCGACTATGTGGTGCACGGCGACGACTGGCGCACAGGTAAGCAGTCCCTCGTCCGGGCTGAGGTGCTGTCGGTGCTCGCCGAGTACGGCGGCGAACTCGTCGAGGTCCCCTACACCTCCGGCGTCTCCGGCACCGAGGTCGAGCGCGGCCTGCGCCCGCTGATGAACACGGCCGACCGCCGCCGCGGCAAGCTGCGCCAACTGCTGGCGCTGAAGCCCTTCCTGCGTGTCATGGAGGTCTCCAACGGCCTCAGCGCGCTGATCGTGGAGAACGTCCACACCGAGGACCCCGAGGAGATCGCGCCCCGCGAGTACGACGCCATGTGGGTCAGCAGCCTCTGCGACTCCAGCTTCAAGGGCAAGCCCGACATCGAACTGGTCGACTTCACGAGCCGGATGAACACCATCCACGAGATCATGGAGGTCTCCAGCAAGCCGATCATCGTCGACGGTGACACCGGAGGCAGGATCGAGCACTTCAGCTACACGGTGCGCACCCTGGAGCGCGCAGGCGTCTCCGCGGTCATCATCGAGGACAAGACGGGCCTGAAGCAGAACTCGCTCTTCGGCACCGACGCGGTGCAGACCCTCGACGATCCCGAGGCATTCGCGGCCAAGATCCTCGCGGGCAAGCGCGCCCAGGTGTCGCGTGACTTCATGATCTTCGCCCGCCTGGAGAGCCTGATCGCAGGCGCAGGCATCGAGGACGCCCTTTCCCGCGCCTCCGTCTACCTGGCGGCCGGGGCCGACGGCATCATGATCCACTCCAAGGAGAAGGACGGCAGCGAGATCCGCGAGTTCCTCGCGCAGTTCCGCGCAGGCCACCCGGACGTGCCCGTCGTCGTGGTGCCCACCACCTACAACCACATCCACGAGGACGAACTGAGCGAGATGGGGGCGAACATCATCATCCACGCCAACCATCTGCTGCGCAGCGCCTACCCCGCGATGTTCAACACTGCCAAGAAGATCCTGGAGTGTGGCCGGAGCAAGGAAGTCGACGACGAGATCATGCCCATCAAGGACGTCCTGAAGTTGATTCCCGAATGA
- the aepY gene encoding phosphonopyruvate decarboxylase: MSRIETPEFYDYLVENGVDLFAGVPDSLLQDLCACIDDRSPRERNIVTANEGNAVGLACGYHVATGRFAAVYLQNSGLGNIVNPVLSLAHPEVYSVPMLLIVGWRGEPGVKDEPQHVAQGRLTPALLDGLEIPYQVLDPDSWREQVDGALDTMRETNAPVAILVRKGTFSSYAFAKRATALDLTLSREEALEQVLEAIGPDAFVVSTTGKTSREVFEIRERREQGHAHDFLTVGGMGHSASIAMGMALGTDEPVYCVDGDGAFLMHMGSAAVIAQQAKDNYRYVLINNGAHESVGGQATVAFDIDIEAVLRGVGFENVETVRSADALPDAMARLSDRPRSALIIETAQGSRADLGRPTVTPLANKANMMLELGG; encoded by the coding sequence ATGAGCCGCATCGAGACCCCCGAGTTCTACGACTACCTGGTCGAGAACGGGGTGGACCTCTTCGCGGGCGTGCCCGACTCGCTGCTGCAGGACCTCTGCGCCTGCATCGACGACAGGTCGCCCCGTGAGCGCAACATCGTGACGGCCAACGAGGGCAACGCCGTCGGTCTCGCCTGCGGGTACCACGTCGCGACCGGCCGCTTCGCCGCCGTCTACCTCCAGAACTCCGGCCTTGGCAACATCGTCAACCCCGTGTTGTCGCTTGCCCATCCCGAGGTCTACAGCGTCCCCATGCTGCTCATCGTGGGTTGGCGCGGTGAGCCTGGGGTCAAGGACGAACCGCAGCACGTCGCGCAGGGTCGGCTCACCCCGGCCCTCCTCGACGGACTGGAGATCCCCTACCAGGTGCTCGACCCCGACTCCTGGCGCGAACAGGTCGACGGGGCGCTCGACACCATGCGCGAGACGAACGCCCCCGTGGCGATCCTGGTCCGCAAGGGCACCTTCAGTAGCTACGCCTTCGCTAAGCGCGCGACCGCGCTGGATCTGACGCTCTCCCGCGAGGAGGCGTTGGAACAGGTCCTCGAGGCCATCGGGCCGGATGCCTTCGTGGTGTCCACCACGGGCAAGACCTCCCGCGAGGTCTTCGAGATCCGTGAGCGCCGCGAACAGGGCCACGCCCACGACTTCCTCACGGTAGGCGGCATGGGGCACAGCGCCTCCATCGCGATGGGCATGGCGCTCGGCACGGACGAGCCCGTCTACTGCGTCGACGGTGACGGCGCATTCCTGATGCACATGGGGTCGGCGGCCGTCATTGCGCAGCAGGCCAAGGACAACTACCGCTACGTGCTCATCAACAACGGCGCGCACGAGTCGGTCGGCGGTCAGGCGACCGTCGCGTTCGACATCGACATCGAGGCAGTCCTGCGCGGCGTGGGATTCGAGAACGTCGAGACGGTCAGGTCCGCAGATGCGCTGCCGGACGCCATGGCCCGTCTCTCCGACCGGCCACGGTCCGCGCTCATCATCGAGACGGCCCAGGGTTCCCGCGCCGACCTCGGAAGGCCGACGGTGACCCCACTGGCCAACAAGGCCAACATGATGCTCGAGCTCGGAGGATAG
- a CDS encoding winged helix-turn-helix transcriptional regulator: protein MSAVLFVSGAEPPAELSLLSHSVSRVPSAAQALLEADSADVIVVDGRSELAGARSACTTLGQAVDTPILLIVAVTGLAVLSPEWGFSDFVAEGSEPAELDARIRILARTNSDPDVLTAGPIRVDGAAYSASVDGEPLDLTYTEFELLRYLMQHPGRVLSRETLVSQVWGYDYYGGTRTVDVHVRRLRAKLGQFDHYIGTVRNVGYRFASAREGNRAG, encoded by the coding sequence GTGAGTGCCGTCCTCTTCGTCTCCGGGGCCGAACCGCCCGCCGAACTGTCGCTGCTGAGCCACTCGGTGTCACGGGTCCCCTCCGCCGCCCAGGCGCTGCTCGAGGCCGACTCCGCCGACGTCATCGTGGTGGACGGGCGCAGCGAACTGGCCGGCGCCCGGTCGGCCTGCACGACGCTCGGGCAGGCGGTCGACACGCCCATCCTCCTCATCGTCGCGGTCACGGGCCTCGCGGTCCTCTCCCCCGAATGGGGCTTCTCTGACTTCGTCGCGGAGGGCTCAGAGCCTGCCGAACTCGACGCCAGGATCCGGATCCTCGCCCGCACCAACTCCGACCCGGACGTGCTGACGGCCGGCCCGATCCGGGTCGACGGGGCCGCCTACTCCGCGTCGGTCGACGGCGAGCCGCTCGACCTCACCTACACCGAGTTCGAACTGCTCCGCTACCTCATGCAGCACCCCGGCCGGGTGCTGTCGCGCGAGACGCTTGTCAGCCAGGTGTGGGGATACGACTACTACGGCGGCACCAGGACGGTCGACGTCCACGTGCGCCGCCTTCGGGCTAAGCTCGGCCAGTTCGACCACTACATCGGCACCGTGCGTAACGTGGGTTACCGGTTCGCCAGTGCAAGAGAGGGCAATCGTGCTGGTTAA